The following proteins are co-located in the Callithrix jacchus isolate 240 chromosome 10, calJac240_pri, whole genome shotgun sequence genome:
- the TSKU gene encoding tsukushi isoform X1 — MTEGSGVRGSVALRNSWSRQRPVSAPTMPWPLLLLLLLLLLAMGRAQTTRPCFPGCQCEVETFGLFDSFSLTRVDCSGLGPHIVPVPIPLDTAHLDLSSNRLEMVNESVLAGPGYTTLAGLDLSHNLLTSISPTAFSRLRYLESLDLSHNGLTALPAESFTSSPLSDVNLSHNWLQEVSVSAFTTHSQGRALHVDLSHNLIHRLVPHPRSAGLPMPTIQSLNLSWNRLHAVPDLRDLPLRYLSLDGNPLAVLGPGAFAGLAGLTHLSLASLQGLPELAPYGFRELPGLQVLDLSGNPKLNWAGAEVFSGLGSLQELDLSDTNLVPLPEVLLLRLPALQSISVSQDVRCRRVVREGVYPRRPGSSPKVALHCVDTRESAAKGPNIL; from the exons ATGACTGAGGGGAGTGGAGTGAGAGGCAGTGTGGCATTGAGGAACAGCTGGTCGAGACAAAGGCCGGTCTCAG CCCCCACCATGCCGTggcccctgctgctgctgctgctgctgctgctactggccATGGGCAGGGCCCAGACAACACGGCCATGCTTCCCTGGGTGCCAGTGCGAGGTGGAGACCTTCGGCCTTTTTGACAGCTTCAGCCTGACTCGGGTGGATTGCAGCGGGCTGGGCCCCCACATCGTGCCGGTGCCCATTCCTCTGGATACAGCCCACCTGGACCTGTCCTCTAACCGGCTGGAGATGGTGAATGAGTCAGTGTTGGCGGGGCCGGGCTACACGACGCTGGCTGGCCTGGATCTCAGCCACAACCTGCTCACCAGCATCTCACCCACTGCCTTCTCCCGCCTTCGCTACCTGGAGTCACTGGACCTCAGTCACAATGGCCTGACGGCCCTGCCAGCCGAGAGCTTCACCAGTTCACCCCTGAGCGACGTGAACCTTAGCCACAACTGGCTCCAGGAGGTCTCAGTGTCCGCCTTCACGACCCACAGTCAGGGCCGGGCACTACATGTGGACCTCTCCCACAACCTCATTCACCGCCTCGTGCCCCACCCCAGGAGTGCTGGCCTGCCCATGCCTACCATTCAGAGCCTGAACCTGTCCTGGAACCGGCTCCATGCTGTGCCTGACCTCCGAGACTTGCCCCTGCGCTACCTGAGCCTGGATGGGAACCCTCTGGCTGTCCTTGGTCCGGGTGCCTTTGCAGGGCTGGCAGGCCTTACACACCTGTCTCTGGCCAGCCTGCAGGGGCTCCCCGAGCTGGCGCCCTATGGCTTCCGGGAGCTTCCGGGCCTGCAGGTCCTGGACCTGTCAGGCAACCCCAAGCTCAACTGGGCAGGAGCTGAGGTGTTCTCAGGCCTGGGCTCCCTGCAGGAGCTGGATCTTTCAGATACAAACCTGGTCCCCCTGCCCGAGGTGCTGCTCCTCCGCCTCCCGGCACTGCAGAGCATCAGTGTGAGCCAGGATGTGCGGTGCCGGCGCGTGGTGCGGGAGGGCGTCTACCCCCGGAGGCCTGGCTCCAGCCCCAAGGTGGCCCTGCACTGCGTAGACACCCGAGAATCTGCTGCCAAGGGCCCCAACATCTTGTGA
- the TSKU gene encoding tsukushi isoform X2, which translates to MPWPLLLLLLLLLLAMGRAQTTRPCFPGCQCEVETFGLFDSFSLTRVDCSGLGPHIVPVPIPLDTAHLDLSSNRLEMVNESVLAGPGYTTLAGLDLSHNLLTSISPTAFSRLRYLESLDLSHNGLTALPAESFTSSPLSDVNLSHNWLQEVSVSAFTTHSQGRALHVDLSHNLIHRLVPHPRSAGLPMPTIQSLNLSWNRLHAVPDLRDLPLRYLSLDGNPLAVLGPGAFAGLAGLTHLSLASLQGLPELAPYGFRELPGLQVLDLSGNPKLNWAGAEVFSGLGSLQELDLSDTNLVPLPEVLLLRLPALQSISVSQDVRCRRVVREGVYPRRPGSSPKVALHCVDTRESAAKGPNIL; encoded by the coding sequence ATGCCGTggcccctgctgctgctgctgctgctgctgctactggccATGGGCAGGGCCCAGACAACACGGCCATGCTTCCCTGGGTGCCAGTGCGAGGTGGAGACCTTCGGCCTTTTTGACAGCTTCAGCCTGACTCGGGTGGATTGCAGCGGGCTGGGCCCCCACATCGTGCCGGTGCCCATTCCTCTGGATACAGCCCACCTGGACCTGTCCTCTAACCGGCTGGAGATGGTGAATGAGTCAGTGTTGGCGGGGCCGGGCTACACGACGCTGGCTGGCCTGGATCTCAGCCACAACCTGCTCACCAGCATCTCACCCACTGCCTTCTCCCGCCTTCGCTACCTGGAGTCACTGGACCTCAGTCACAATGGCCTGACGGCCCTGCCAGCCGAGAGCTTCACCAGTTCACCCCTGAGCGACGTGAACCTTAGCCACAACTGGCTCCAGGAGGTCTCAGTGTCCGCCTTCACGACCCACAGTCAGGGCCGGGCACTACATGTGGACCTCTCCCACAACCTCATTCACCGCCTCGTGCCCCACCCCAGGAGTGCTGGCCTGCCCATGCCTACCATTCAGAGCCTGAACCTGTCCTGGAACCGGCTCCATGCTGTGCCTGACCTCCGAGACTTGCCCCTGCGCTACCTGAGCCTGGATGGGAACCCTCTGGCTGTCCTTGGTCCGGGTGCCTTTGCAGGGCTGGCAGGCCTTACACACCTGTCTCTGGCCAGCCTGCAGGGGCTCCCCGAGCTGGCGCCCTATGGCTTCCGGGAGCTTCCGGGCCTGCAGGTCCTGGACCTGTCAGGCAACCCCAAGCTCAACTGGGCAGGAGCTGAGGTGTTCTCAGGCCTGGGCTCCCTGCAGGAGCTGGATCTTTCAGATACAAACCTGGTCCCCCTGCCCGAGGTGCTGCTCCTCCGCCTCCCGGCACTGCAGAGCATCAGTGTGAGCCAGGATGTGCGGTGCCGGCGCGTGGTGCGGGAGGGCGTCTACCCCCGGAGGCCTGGCTCCAGCCCCAAGGTGGCCCTGCACTGCGTAGACACCCGAGAATCTGCTGCCAAGGGCCCCAACATCTTGTGA